In Amaranthus tricolor cultivar Red isolate AtriRed21 chromosome 5, ASM2621246v1, whole genome shotgun sequence, a genomic segment contains:
- the LOC130813307 gene encoding uncharacterized protein LOC130813307, with protein sequence MALSATVIGALLGLGTQMYSNALRKLPYMRHPWEHILGMGLGAVFVNQLVKWDAKLQEDLDKMLEKAKAANERRYMDEDE encoded by the exons atgGCGTTGAGTGCGACAGTAATCGGAGCTCTTCTAGGGCTGGGCACCCAGATGTATTCGAATGCTCTTCGTAAGCTACCTTACATGCGTC ATCCTTGGGAGCATATATTGGGAATGGGATTGGGGGCTGTATTTGTCAATCAGCTAGTGAAATGGGATGCCAAGCTTCAAGAAGATCTTGATAAGATGCTTGAGAAAGCTAAAGCCGCTAATGAACGACGCTATATGG